A single region of the Mechercharimyces sp. CAU 1602 genome encodes:
- a CDS encoding ABC transporter ATP-binding protein, translating to MTKILEVNQVSKKIRRTTLISDMSFHIDKGDICGLLGPNGAGKTTLIRMLTGLITPTTGNIVIASNDVTTQRQHALYKLGAIVESPIFFPYLTGRQMLRNLALLHPNLSKKEQLTQTDAVLEIVNLQSRADDRISTYSLGMKQRLGIAQALLGKPEIIILDEPSNGLDPIGMRELRQLILTLQKELGLTFLISSHLLDELQQMCNRLIMIKAGKRIWSGTMEEIASTHNRLEDVFVEMMTQ from the coding sequence ATGACCAAGATCTTAGAAGTAAACCAAGTAAGCAAAAAAATACGAAGAACAACGTTAATTTCAGATATGAGTTTTCACATTGATAAAGGGGATATATGTGGACTTCTTGGGCCAAATGGAGCGGGCAAAACAACCTTAATACGAATGCTCACTGGCTTAATCACTCCCACAACAGGCAACATCGTTATTGCTTCCAATGATGTAACAACACAACGACAACATGCCCTCTACAAGCTAGGAGCCATTGTAGAATCACCTATTTTCTTTCCCTATCTAACTGGTCGACAAATGCTACGTAATCTTGCACTGTTGCACCCTAATCTATCGAAGAAAGAGCAACTGACACAAACGGACGCGGTACTTGAAATTGTTAATCTACAAAGCCGTGCTGATGACCGCATCAGTACCTATTCTCTCGGGATGAAGCAAAGACTAGGTATTGCACAAGCTCTGCTGGGGAAGCCCGAAATCATTATTCTCGATGAACCTTCCAATGGGCTCGATCCCATCGGAATGCGAGAATTACGCCAGCTCATACTTACACTTCAAAAAGAGTTGGGACTCACTTTTCTCATCTCTAGCCATCTCCTCGATGAATTACAACAAATGTGTAATCGTCTCATAATGATCAAAGCAGGAAAACGAATTTGGTCAGGCACCAT
- a CDS encoding phosphatase PAP2 family protein — protein MIFFQSPIAIWTTSFLTFYLLLWIFLRKGPIGVVSRFIHTIFLDRILLFHVVGVLLILLINKLELMIENQMEKGFDYTPLILHFEGTITPFLQQTLNHINLTLFTSYFYVIVFSVLLFVSLFVYYEEKEKHLLYILLYAISLNYLIAIPFYLFIPVQETWVLHQQVSFLIPEVYPNFEAEYRAFSGLDNSFPSLHTSLSVTMALIALRSRNRGFKLFTFFSGIVILFSIIYLGIHWYSDLVAGIMLASISVAASTWLSKYALGERKLKLLTKNESTTSSTRQAS, from the coding sequence ATGATTTTTTTTCAGTCACCTATTGCGATCTGGACAACATCATTCCTCACTTTCTACCTTTTGCTCTGGATCTTTCTGCGCAAAGGGCCGATCGGTGTTGTCAGTCGCTTCATTCATACCATTTTTCTTGATCGCATCTTATTATTTCACGTAGTAGGTGTTCTTCTCATTCTACTTATAAACAAACTGGAATTGATGATAGAGAACCAGATGGAGAAAGGATTTGACTATACTCCTCTCATCTTGCACTTCGAGGGAACGATCACCCCCTTTCTGCAACAAACATTAAATCACATAAATCTTACCTTGTTTACGAGTTATTTTTATGTCATCGTCTTTTCCGTTCTTCTCTTTGTTTCACTATTTGTATACTACGAAGAAAAAGAGAAACATTTACTATATATCTTACTTTACGCAATCTCACTTAACTACCTGATTGCAATTCCGTTTTATCTGTTTATACCTGTACAAGAGACATGGGTACTTCATCAGCAAGTCAGCTTTCTCATTCCCGAGGTATACCCTAACTTTGAAGCGGAATATCGCGCCTTCTCTGGATTAGATAATTCGTTCCCAAGCTTACACACTTCCTTATCGGTAACAATGGCCCTGATTGCTCTCCGTTCCCGAAACCGAGGATTTAAACTGTTCACCTTCTTTTCTGGCATCGTGATTTTATTCTCCATCATCTATTTGGGAATTCATTGGTATAGCGACCTCGTAGCAGGGATAATGTTGGCTAGTATAAGCGTCGCAGCGAGCACATGGCTAAGCAAATATGCACTGGGTGAGCGCAAACTAAAATTGCTTACCAAAAACGAATCCACAACTTCTTCCACCCGGCAAGCTTCTTAA
- a CDS encoding TIGR04086 family membrane protein, with protein MKFSSPYLYGIGIVWACVLIGSMIASLLLAFTNMTETALPYFTYGINGVSLLAGGWIAGRKSDQKGWLAGGGIGLSYGLLILLIGFLAFDADMILHPLLFLCAVTGISSIGGILGVNSKNI; from the coding sequence ATGAAATTCAGCTCTCCTTATTTATATGGGATTGGCATTGTATGGGCTTGTGTGCTCATCGGTTCAATGATCGCTTCTTTACTGCTGGCGTTCACTAATATGACTGAAACAGCTCTGCCCTACTTCACCTATGGAATTAACGGCGTCTCTTTACTAGCTGGAGGTTGGATTGCTGGACGTAAATCAGATCAAAAAGGATGGTTAGCAGGTGGCGGAATCGGTTTATCCTACGGTCTTCTTATTCTTCTTATCGGTTTTCTCGCATTTGACGCAGACATGATTTTACATCCGCTTCTCTTTTTATGTGCAGTAACAGGAATAAGTTCCATCGGTGGAATCCTAGGTGTAAATTCAAAAAATATATAA
- a CDS encoding DUF421 domain-containing protein yields the protein MELMTIFLRSIFIYFLVLVIMRIMGKREIGKLSVFDLVVSIMIADLSVIVIENPKISLWHGMVPIFTFVVAQILVSYVSMKSAVARHWIDGQPTVLIQNGNILEKAMRKNRYNVDDLMTQLRERNIDDLADVEYAILETTGKLSVFPIKSKDVARREDVVSIKDDHYPLAVPLIIDSEIQHDSLSKINQDAEWLRNELKRYGVTSLQQVFFASIGADGKLYIDLHDA from the coding sequence ATGGAATTAATGACGATTTTCTTGCGATCCATTTTTATTTATTTTTTGGTACTAGTGATCATGCGGATTATGGGGAAACGGGAGATTGGCAAATTATCAGTTTTCGATTTAGTAGTCTCTATTATGATTGCGGATCTTTCCGTTATTGTAATTGAAAACCCTAAGATTTCATTGTGGCATGGGATGGTTCCGATTTTCACATTTGTTGTTGCTCAAATCTTAGTTTCATACGTTTCCATGAAAAGCGCGGTTGCTCGACACTGGATTGACGGACAGCCGACTGTGCTGATTCAAAATGGAAATATTTTAGAAAAGGCGATGCGGAAAAACCGCTACAATGTGGATGATTTGATGACGCAACTACGTGAACGCAATATAGATGATCTCGCTGATGTGGAGTATGCCATTTTAGAGACAACAGGGAAATTAAGTGTGTTCCCCATAAAGAGTAAAGATGTCGCTCGACGGGAAGATGTCGTATCGATTAAAGATGATCATTATCCACTTGCCGTACCATTGATTATCGATAGTGAAATCCAACATGATAGTTTAAGTAAGATCAATCAAGATGCGGAGTGGTTGCGAAATGAACTAAAGCGGTATGGAGTAACCTCTCTTCAGCAAGTTTTTTTCGCTAGTATCGGTGCGGATGGAAAACTTTATATTGATTTACACGATGCCTAG
- the spoVB gene encoding stage V sporulation protein B, whose translation MSKQSFLRGTIILVGAGFITKVLGFVYRIALSRIIGDEGVGLFQMAFPILIFIIGLATAGLPVAISKLVSEAEATKNEDRIRSIILVSILIVTGTSITLTVCTILFAPIIAQTLLTDERAIYSLLGIAPIIPIVAISSVFRGYFQGRQHMSPYALSQIVEQVVRIFTVILFATYLLPYGVQYAAAGAMFGMVIGEGAGLWYLIHSYRKDPRRPPLRLHRRSGMTIRMQIHTLRETFRRLMRIALPVTTSRMVGSLAYAIEPIVVAQSLAIAGVATAASTALYGQLEGMAIPLVFFPAFITYALSVSLVPAVSEAAAHNQHRLIEHRLNQAIRLSLIVGGPCAVLLFVLAEPLTLLLYHHTEVGRLLKIMAPFAIFLYLQGPFSAVLQGLDRANEAMRNSIFGAIVKTILIFLLASQPRFGIDGVALAINSGLIIVTILHFFTILRYISLSIEARNLCKLTIALGLMGVTAHWLFISSQHSLLINVLVSITSSGLLYFILLILLSLLQYHDVIRIPYIGSYLAHFFPRGSR comes from the coding sequence TTGAGTAAGCAATCATTTTTACGTGGGACAATCATTTTAGTAGGTGCTGGTTTTATCACTAAGGTACTTGGGTTTGTCTATCGCATCGCCCTTTCCCGCATCATTGGAGATGAAGGCGTTGGACTTTTTCAGATGGCATTTCCGATTCTCATCTTTATCATTGGACTAGCTACCGCAGGACTTCCCGTCGCTATTTCCAAATTGGTCTCAGAAGCGGAAGCGACCAAAAATGAAGACCGTATCCGCTCCATCATTCTCGTCTCCATTCTCATTGTAACGGGTACCAGCATTACTCTGACGGTATGTACCATCTTATTTGCGCCCATCATTGCGCAAACCCTTCTCACTGATGAACGTGCCATCTACTCCTTACTTGGAATCGCTCCCATCATCCCGATCGTGGCAATTTCCTCCGTTTTTCGTGGCTACTTTCAGGGGAGGCAGCATATGAGCCCTTATGCGCTCTCACAAATAGTAGAGCAAGTGGTTCGTATCTTTACAGTCATCCTCTTTGCTACCTATCTTCTTCCCTATGGCGTCCAGTATGCAGCCGCTGGGGCTATGTTTGGCATGGTGATTGGTGAAGGGGCGGGATTATGGTACCTTATCCACTCCTACCGCAAGGATCCTCGTCGTCCACCTCTTCGTCTTCATCGTCGTTCAGGGATGACGATACGCATGCAGATCCATACCTTAAGAGAAACCTTCCGACGCCTCATGCGTATTGCGCTTCCCGTTACAACAAGTCGAATGGTAGGCTCACTCGCCTATGCCATCGAGCCTATTGTCGTCGCACAAAGTTTAGCCATCGCAGGGGTGGCAACCGCAGCCTCCACCGCGCTTTATGGGCAACTAGAAGGGATGGCGATCCCGCTTGTCTTCTTCCCTGCCTTTATCACCTATGCATTATCCGTTTCGCTGGTCCCTGCCGTCTCTGAAGCAGCTGCTCACAATCAACATCGACTTATAGAACATCGTTTAAATCAAGCCATTCGCCTCTCTCTCATCGTAGGGGGACCTTGTGCTGTACTCTTGTTCGTTTTAGCCGAACCACTCACACTTTTGTTATATCACCACACGGAGGTGGGTCGTCTGCTTAAAATCATGGCTCCATTCGCTATTTTCCTCTATCTACAGGGTCCTTTTTCTGCGGTGTTACAAGGATTGGATCGAGCTAATGAAGCCATGCGTAATTCTATCTTTGGTGCGATAGTCAAAACCATCTTAATCTTTCTTCTCGCTTCGCAACCACGATTCGGTATTGACGGAGTAGCACTTGCTATCAACAGTGGGCTTATCATCGTCACTATCTTGCACTTCTTTACGATTTTGCGTTACATCTCACTCTCTATTGAAGCCAGAAATCTATGTAAACTGACAATTGCGCTTGGATTGATGGGAGTGACCGCACATTGGCTTTTCATCTCCAGCCAACACTCCCTCCTGATCAATGTGCTCGTATCTATCACTTCCAGTGGGCTACTTTACTTCATCCTTCTCATCCTTCTATCGCTTTTACAATACCATGATGTGATTCGTATTCCATACATCGGTTCTTATCTGGCTCACTTCTTCCCGCGTGGCTCTCGCTAG
- a CDS encoding post-transcriptional regulator, translated as MVRLKKAALRPVRERLPSSSAELLSEEELTECIEVLCDSKANEFRLYGYEEVTSEQVWACISEDYRRGMPRLNRLVNDILSLKPGRFMNWLMLSVYKQPDEHRSS; from the coding sequence ATGGTTAGATTGAAAAAAGCAGCGCTTCGCCCAGTACGCGAACGATTGCCATCCTCCTCGGCTGAATTATTAAGCGAAGAAGAATTGACAGAGTGTATCGAAGTTCTGTGTGATAGCAAGGCGAATGAGTTTCGTCTTTATGGGTACGAAGAAGTGACGAGCGAACAAGTTTGGGCTTGCATATCTGAAGATTATCGCCGTGGAATGCCTCGGCTTAACCGATTAGTAAACGATATCTTATCGTTAAAACCGGGTCGTTTTATGAACTGGTTAATGCTGAGCGTATATAAACAACCGGACGAACATCGGAGCTCTTGA
- the secD gene encoding protein translocase subunit SecD — protein MKVRWSRLIVFALIVVAILTTTVLTSKQIANDITLGLDLQGGFEVLYEAKPLEEGQKIDEKTMIAAADAVTRRVDVIGVAEPSITIEGDNRIRVQLAGVPNQDEARKILGKTAELTFRAPDGKEVLMRGSDISPGGAAQSFDDMNQPIVTVDFKNADKFEEITREYVGQPVPIYLDEEELSAPVIQNVISGGSASISGNFTVEEAKELASLLNAGALPVKLVEQHSFAVSASLGQTSLEKSLIAGIYSVILIFLFMIGFYRLPGVVAVITLITYSYLVMLTFSLLNVTLTLAGIAAFVLGIGMAVDANIIMYERIKEEMRLGKSIPAAMRSGSRRSFLTIFDANVTTILAALVLFYFGTAGVQGFAVSLIVSIIISFATAVALARILLTLLVRANVLKRPALFAVKEDEIREL, from the coding sequence ATGAAGGTTCGTTGGAGTAGGTTGATCGTATTTGCTCTTATCGTGGTGGCAATTCTGACAACCACCGTGTTGACGAGTAAACAGATCGCAAATGACATAACATTGGGACTGGACTTACAAGGTGGCTTCGAAGTGCTATATGAAGCGAAGCCATTAGAAGAGGGACAGAAAATTGATGAAAAAACGATGATCGCCGCAGCGGATGCCGTCACGCGGCGGGTAGATGTGATCGGGGTTGCAGAGCCTTCCATTACAATTGAAGGAGATAATCGCATTCGCGTTCAGTTAGCAGGTGTTCCTAACCAAGATGAAGCGCGTAAGATTTTAGGGAAAACTGCGGAGTTGACTTTTCGTGCCCCAGATGGAAAAGAAGTGTTGATGCGCGGCTCTGATATCTCACCTGGCGGAGCAGCTCAAAGTTTTGATGATATGAATCAGCCTATCGTAACAGTTGATTTTAAAAATGCAGATAAATTTGAGGAGATTACGAGGGAATACGTTGGTCAACCAGTACCCATCTACTTAGATGAAGAGGAACTGAGTGCGCCGGTGATTCAAAATGTGATTAGTGGTGGATCGGCCAGCATTAGTGGTAACTTTACGGTGGAAGAGGCGAAAGAATTAGCAAGCCTTCTTAATGCGGGGGCTCTTCCAGTAAAGCTAGTTGAACAACATAGCTTCGCCGTCAGTGCAAGCCTGGGACAAACCTCGCTCGAGAAAAGTTTGATTGCGGGTATTTATAGCGTTATATTGATTTTTCTCTTTATGATTGGGTTTTATCGCCTGCCAGGTGTGGTAGCCGTCATTACTCTAATCACGTATTCATATTTGGTCATGCTTACCTTCTCCTTACTTAATGTCACCTTAACATTAGCAGGCATTGCGGCCTTTGTGTTGGGGATCGGGATGGCGGTAGATGCTAATATCATTATGTATGAACGAATTAAAGAAGAGATGAGGCTGGGTAAAAGCATTCCAGCTGCTATGCGATCCGGTTCACGTCGCTCTTTTCTCACCATTTTTGATGCGAATGTGACCACGATCTTGGCAGCGCTGGTTCTCTTCTATTTTGGTACGGCAGGCGTGCAAGGGTTTGCGGTATCGCTGATTGTAAGTATCATTATCAGTTTTGCGACGGCAGTCGCCCTCGCGCGTATCTTGCTCACTCTGCTTGTACGTGCCAATGTGCTTAAACGCCCTGCGTTGTTCGCTGTGAAGGAGGATGAGATCCGTGAATTATAA
- the secF gene encoding protein translocase subunit SecF → MNYKTVDFVGKKKLFFLISLAILLVSIGSLAMQGLNLGIEFTSGTRLDLTLEKDFDLEKANKELETLGYEKPDTRIAGNDNDIFVFRTGEALGNEDVEEIHQHFKDVYGNDVGKQEQKVTPIIGQELAKNALLAVLIASVGIILYVTIRFEYRFAVAAVLALFHDALFVIGMFSIFRWEVDLVFIAAVLTIVGYSVNDTIVIFDRIRENLSMTKPKSWDDLAGVVNESLQQTLVRSFNTVLTVAFAAAALFLFGGESIRTFSLALLLGLLSGTYSSIFIASQVWVSWKWRSMKKEQLKTQTAE, encoded by the coding sequence GTGAATTATAAAACCGTCGATTTTGTAGGTAAGAAAAAGTTATTTTTTCTCATCTCCCTCGCGATTCTGTTGGTGAGCATTGGCTCTCTGGCGATGCAAGGACTTAACCTGGGGATTGAGTTTACCAGCGGTACACGACTAGATTTGACGCTCGAAAAAGATTTCGATTTGGAAAAGGCAAATAAAGAGCTGGAGACGCTCGGTTATGAGAAGCCGGATACTCGAATAGCTGGTAATGATAACGATATTTTTGTGTTTCGCACAGGGGAAGCTTTAGGTAATGAAGACGTAGAAGAAATTCATCAACACTTTAAAGATGTGTACGGTAATGATGTAGGAAAGCAAGAACAGAAAGTAACCCCGATTATTGGACAAGAACTAGCGAAAAATGCTTTGTTGGCAGTGTTGATCGCTTCTGTAGGGATTATTTTATATGTGACGATTCGCTTTGAGTATCGCTTTGCGGTGGCGGCTGTTTTGGCCCTATTCCATGATGCTCTCTTTGTGATCGGCATGTTTTCCATCTTCCGTTGGGAGGTAGATTTGGTCTTTATTGCAGCGGTTCTAACTATTGTTGGGTACTCGGTTAATGATACCATCGTCATCTTTGATCGAATTCGTGAAAACTTAAGCATGACGAAACCGAAGAGTTGGGATGACTTAGCCGGTGTTGTAAATGAGAGTTTGCAGCAAACTCTAGTCCGCTCTTTTAATACTGTGTTAACGGTAGCGTTTGCTGCTGCGGCTCTCTTCTTATTTGGGGGAGAGAGCATCCGTACCTTTTCACTGGCACTTCTACTCGGACTGCTTTCGGGGACCTATTCTTCCATCTTTATTGCTAGTCAAGTTTGGGTAAGTTGGAAGTGGCGTTCAATGAAGAAAGAGCAGCTGAAAACACAAACTGCTGAATAG
- a CDS encoding cation diffusion facilitator family transporter, with translation MRGEPYDQAERAAWIGIIGNLLLSIFKGTIGMVANSRALIADAAHSASDVVGSLAVLIGVRAAKMPPDEDHPYGHGKAESVAAIIVSVLLGVVGVEIGYGSFQMLFTPVEAPAGLAMIAAVISILVKEAMFQYKYRLGKKIGSHALIANAWEHRSDVFSSIAVLIGIGGAILGERLHISSLIYLDALAGIVVSLLVLRMAYKLAQEAIHYTLDHVLHKEDAEELVHAAAQVKGVLKIDELRAREHGYYVIVDVKVAVDPQITVEEGHAIGKQVKLTLMRQFDHVSDVLVHINPSQNN, from the coding sequence ATGAGAGGGGAGCCATATGACCAGGCGGAAAGAGCGGCATGGATCGGGATCATTGGAAATCTTTTGCTATCGATTTTTAAAGGAACGATTGGTATGGTTGCCAACAGCCGTGCTCTCATTGCTGATGCAGCTCACTCGGCATCAGACGTGGTTGGCTCACTGGCGGTGTTGATTGGGGTTCGTGCGGCCAAGATGCCACCTGATGAAGACCATCCCTACGGTCATGGGAAAGCAGAATCGGTAGCGGCGATTATCGTGTCGGTACTCCTTGGTGTGGTTGGAGTGGAAATAGGATACGGTTCGTTTCAAATGTTATTTACACCAGTAGAAGCTCCAGCTGGGCTTGCGATGATCGCGGCTGTTATTTCGATCTTGGTGAAAGAGGCGATGTTCCAATATAAATATCGCTTGGGGAAGAAAATAGGTAGTCATGCTTTGATTGCAAATGCATGGGAACATCGCTCAGATGTGTTTTCTTCTATTGCCGTTCTCATTGGAATCGGTGGGGCAATTTTAGGTGAACGTCTTCATATCTCTTCGTTAATCTACCTGGATGCGCTAGCGGGAATTGTTGTTTCTCTACTTGTCCTGCGTATGGCATATAAATTAGCACAAGAGGCGATTCACTACACGCTGGATCATGTGTTGCACAAGGAAGATGCTGAAGAGTTGGTTCACGCAGCTGCCCAAGTGAAAGGGGTATTAAAGATTGATGAGCTTCGTGCAAGAGAGCATGGGTATTATGTTATTGTGGATGTGAAAGTAGCGGTAGACCCCCAGATCACGGTGGAAGAGGGTCATGCGATCGGAAAACAGGTAAAGCTCACACTTATGCGACAATTTGATCATGTATCAGATGTGCTGGTTCACATAAATCCCTCTCAAAATAACTAG
- the recJ gene encoding single-stranded-DNA-specific exonuclease RecJ, protein MLQAKTRWQLATVEQSKVERLTAELHVKPLVASLLLSRGIEDPVEAKRFLHVHPEQLHDPFLLDGMKEAVARIQQAIAAAEPIVIYGDYDADGVSSTSLMMKVFQRLHANVDYYIPNRFSEGYGLNKQALEKIQANGAHLVITVDTGISAIEEAELCKELGIDLIVTDHHEPPEVLPAAYSVINPKKPNCTYPFDGLAGVGVAFKLAQALLGEMPEEVLEFVALGTIADLVPLLDENRVLAALGLQKMNQRRMTGLTALFDVAGVSDPITAEDVGFSIGPRINASGRLDSANKAVNLLLAEDHEEARVLAEELDHLNRTRQKMVETIAIEAVAQVDQNREAHEHVIVVAGQGWNVGVIGIVASRLVEKYYRPAIVLGIDLETNEAKGSARSIAGFDMYRALSRCKEWMTKFGGHPMAAGMSLPADHITSLHQNLSEIAMQELSAEDYIPLSRVDADITLDQIDLSLLEQLGALAPFGVANPTPSIRISGVTVERKQRLGQQKNHLKLRIKSEENHLDVIGFRMAGLADQMSSSASLQLLGELTINEWNGRRTPQLLLRDLAIPHVQLFDWRGNTSLMDKLEKVTHLPDVAVIAPEQQRDKCGQASMMTWEEWNERHVLKPLSFKHWVLADIPPSLNEFNQWLQTLDHQVERIYFIYGDTEWEGEWYSLDREKFKRLYGYLLQKRSVLAKRDLAGLARQVGLSEQMVRYMIGVFKELEFIVETAGRIDVVQQPAKKELAESSLFRRREEQVEVVSALIYSSYKDLYAYIQEQTRIQIDLGGDRNGLQRQNSRSEGLSTTGSSI, encoded by the coding sequence ATGTTACAAGCAAAGACGCGTTGGCAATTAGCTACGGTCGAACAATCGAAAGTGGAACGATTGACAGCTGAACTTCATGTGAAACCGTTAGTGGCCTCTCTGTTGCTTTCACGCGGAATCGAAGATCCAGTAGAAGCGAAACGCTTTTTGCACGTTCATCCTGAGCAGTTACACGATCCGTTTTTGCTCGATGGGATGAAAGAAGCAGTTGCTCGCATTCAACAAGCGATTGCAGCAGCAGAACCGATCGTTATCTATGGTGATTATGATGCTGATGGTGTAAGTAGCACCAGTTTGATGATGAAAGTATTTCAACGTTTACATGCGAATGTCGATTATTACATCCCTAATCGCTTCTCAGAGGGCTATGGATTAAATAAACAGGCATTAGAAAAGATACAGGCAAACGGTGCCCATTTAGTTATTACGGTGGATACGGGTATTAGTGCAATAGAAGAGGCAGAGCTGTGCAAAGAACTGGGGATCGACCTCATTGTGACAGATCATCATGAGCCACCCGAAGTTCTTCCCGCTGCCTACAGCGTGATTAATCCTAAGAAACCTAACTGTACTTATCCTTTTGATGGTTTAGCTGGTGTGGGGGTTGCCTTTAAACTGGCTCAAGCTCTTCTAGGTGAGATGCCTGAGGAGGTATTGGAGTTTGTCGCTCTGGGGACGATCGCAGATCTTGTTCCCCTGCTCGATGAAAATCGCGTATTAGCGGCACTGGGCTTGCAAAAGATGAATCAGCGCCGGATGACAGGATTAACGGCTCTATTTGATGTAGCTGGGGTGAGTGACCCGATTACTGCTGAGGATGTGGGTTTTTCGATTGGTCCTCGTATTAACGCGAGTGGTCGCTTGGATTCCGCCAACAAAGCGGTAAACCTTCTCTTGGCAGAAGATCATGAAGAGGCACGGGTGCTGGCGGAAGAGCTAGATCATTTAAACCGGACAAGACAAAAAATGGTGGAAACGATCGCGATAGAAGCGGTGGCACAAGTAGATCAGAACCGGGAAGCGCACGAACATGTGATTGTAGTAGCTGGGCAGGGCTGGAATGTGGGTGTGATTGGCATTGTGGCTTCACGCTTGGTGGAGAAGTATTATCGTCCGGCCATTGTGTTAGGGATTGATTTAGAGACAAACGAGGCAAAAGGGTCTGCTCGCAGTATTGCTGGCTTTGACATGTATCGAGCATTAAGCCGTTGTAAAGAGTGGATGACTAAGTTTGGTGGACATCCGATGGCGGCGGGAATGAGTTTGCCTGCAGATCATATTACCTCACTTCACCAAAATTTGAGTGAGATTGCGATGCAGGAGCTAAGTGCCGAAGATTATATCCCCCTTTCCCGTGTGGATGCCGACATTACGTTGGATCAGATTGATCTATCACTTCTGGAACAATTAGGGGCATTGGCACCCTTTGGCGTAGCCAACCCAACTCCGTCTATCCGGATCAGTGGCGTGACCGTAGAGCGGAAGCAACGATTGGGGCAACAAAAAAACCATCTTAAGTTGCGGATAAAAAGTGAGGAGAATCACTTAGATGTGATCGGTTTTCGCATGGCAGGTTTGGCGGATCAGATGTCTTCTTCCGCTTCCCTTCAACTGTTAGGTGAACTAACTATTAATGAATGGAATGGTCGCCGTACGCCACAGCTACTGTTGCGTGACCTCGCCATTCCTCATGTTCAATTATTTGATTGGCGTGGTAATACGAGTCTGATGGATAAACTAGAAAAAGTGACTCATCTCCCAGATGTTGCTGTGATCGCTCCCGAGCAGCAACGGGACAAGTGTGGTCAAGCTTCCATGATGACATGGGAGGAGTGGAATGAGAGGCATGTGTTAAAACCGCTATCTTTTAAGCACTGGGTATTAGCTGATATCCCACCTTCATTAAATGAGTTTAATCAATGGTTGCAGACATTGGATCATCAGGTGGAGCGCATATACTTTATCTATGGAGATACGGAATGGGAGGGAGAATGGTATTCTCTCGATCGGGAAAAATTTAAGCGACTATACGGATACCTGTTACAAAAGAGGTCTGTTCTCGCTAAGCGAGATCTGGCGGGATTAGCACGACAAGTAGGATTATCGGAACAGATGGTTCGTTATATGATCGGCGTATTTAAAGAATTGGAGTTTATTGTTGAAACTGCTGGACGGATAGATGTGGTGCAACAACCTGCGAAAAAAGAGTTAGCGGAGTCATCGCTCTTTCGTCGCCGTGAGGAGCAGGTAGAAGTCGTTTCAGCTCTCATCTATTCTTCATATAAGGATTTATACGCATATATACAGGAACAAACGAGGATTCAAATTGATTTAGGAGGAGACCGAAATGGACTTCAGAGACAAAATTCGCGTAGTGAAGGACTTTCCACAACCGGGAGTTCAATTTAA
- a CDS encoding adenine phosphoribosyltransferase — protein sequence MDFRDKIRVVKDFPQPGVQFKDITTLLKDGKAFRQAIQAMIEQVKGEQIDLIVGPEARGFVVGTPFAYALGVGFIPVRKPGKLPAETISASYSLEYGKDQLALHKDAIQPGQRVLIVDDLLATGGTVKTTVDLVEQLGGHVVGASFVVELTYLNGRDQLSKDLKINSLIQY from the coding sequence ATGGACTTCAGAGACAAAATTCGCGTAGTGAAGGACTTTCCACAACCGGGAGTTCAATTTAAGGATATCACCACCCTATTAAAAGATGGTAAAGCCTTTCGGCAAGCCATACAGGCGATGATTGAGCAGGTGAAAGGGGAACAAATCGATCTCATCGTTGGACCGGAGGCGCGTGGTTTTGTGGTAGGTACGCCCTTTGCCTATGCACTGGGGGTTGGTTTTATACCCGTACGTAAACCGGGAAAGTTACCAGCAGAAACGATTTCCGCGAGCTATAGCTTGGAATACGGTAAAGATCAGTTAGCATTGCATAAAGATGCGATTCAACCAGGTCAGCGCGTGCTAATCGTCGATGATCTACTCGCCACCGGAGGAACGGTAAAGACCACTGTTGATCTGGTGGAACAACTTGGTGGACATGTGGTGGGAGCTTCTTTTGTGGTGGAATTAACTTATCTTAATGGGCGGGATCAATTAAGCAAAGATCTGAAGATTAATTCGCTTATTCAATATTAG